In Streptomyces sp. TS71-3, the following proteins share a genomic window:
- a CDS encoding sacsin N-terminal ATP-binding-like domain-containing protein, whose translation MSKFVRPAAEGADPFGTARLRRGVLDAWRTSPARFREDANAEEDLALGGYRDRLIVELAQNAADAAARAGNRGRLSLTLHDDVLVAANTGAPLDEAGVESLATLRASAKRDEPDAVTGTGTGTGTGTEPEPGTGTGTGAETGTGTETTPPAAAGTRTPPAPTPVGRFGVGFAAVLAVSDEPAIVGRTGGVRWSLVEARGLATEIARDSKGLRDELRRREGHVPLLRLPFPAEGTAPQGYDTVVILPLRDAAARDLVERLLDAIDAALLLTLPGLAEVVVETPAGTRTLRRQTGSETGTQPGTATQPATGTQPGTGTQPATATQPATGTQPATGTGAEAPEPGTPLTPHTLTVIEDTREGTTRWRTAHSYGELGRELLRDRPIEERLRPHWSVTWAVPVDDEGAPRRPGTEPVVHAPTPSDEPLGVPALLIATLPLDTTRRHVAAGPLTDFLVERAADTYAALLAAWRPVSVGLLDLVPGPLGKGELDGALRRAILERLPRTAFLPPAVATTAEDPEKAWAREIADDLAGPGRPDLSGPGPGLGAGLGTGMEEDGTAALRPRDAEVVEGAGAETVRVLAEVLPNLLPAGLERRVELRTLGVVRVPLTEAVDRLAGLEREPGWWWRLYDSLAGVDPERLSGLPVPLAGGAPRAGEAREEAAEPGRLGPALPHTTIGPRHVLLPLPPSDRAPEPADTGTDASSAAPSAAALTRLGLKVAHPDASHPLLEKLGALPASPRAVLTTPQVRAAVAASLEDDGDWFPDGPGSEGAGSLDAEELAEVVLALVRDAALEPGDEPWLGALALPDEDGELAPAGELVVPGSPFAQVMREGELAEVDAELADRWGSRPLAACGALAEFQLVRATDVVLDPDDMDPREGDYAEPDDVGLLDAVDVWCEDVLDRLPETSVPPVATEVVAVRDLDLVDEDRWPQALAMLSRPPLRDALTQPVRILLPDGTSETVRPYTAWWLRGHPVLDGRRPAGLRAAGGDPLLAGLYDSADATGFEDEQVLRSLGVRTSVAALLDEPGGAAELLDRLADPDREVGAAQLHALYGALADLDPEQVTLPDDLRAVRGDGDVVVVDAREALVADSPDVLPLADERPLLPVRPSAAGDLAELFQVRRLGETVSGEVHGEGVTREVPDSVRVLLGAATPGSYVEHEELVVDGVELDWYRAPDGTVHAATFEGVAAGLAWVAREWPRRFEVAALLEDPSRTDELARDRWFD comes from the coding sequence GTGAGCAAGTTCGTGCGGCCGGCCGCCGAAGGGGCGGACCCATTCGGAACCGCGCGCCTGCGCCGCGGTGTCCTCGACGCCTGGCGCACCAGCCCCGCCCGCTTCCGCGAGGACGCGAACGCCGAGGAGGACCTCGCCCTGGGCGGCTACCGCGACCGCCTGATCGTGGAACTCGCTCAGAACGCGGCAGACGCGGCGGCACGCGCGGGCAACCGGGGCCGCCTCAGTCTCACGCTGCACGACGACGTGCTGGTCGCAGCGAACACCGGCGCCCCCCTCGATGAGGCAGGCGTCGAATCCCTCGCCACCCTCCGCGCCTCCGCCAAACGCGACGAGCCGGACGCCGTGACCGGCACCGGCACCGGCACCGGCACCGGGACCGAACCCGAACCCGGAACCGGAACCGGAACAGGCGCCGAAACAGGCACCGGCACCGAAACCACGCCCCCCGCCGCCGCAGGCACCCGCACACCCCCCGCACCCACCCCGGTCGGCCGTTTCGGCGTCGGCTTCGCCGCCGTCCTCGCCGTCAGCGACGAGCCGGCGATCGTCGGCCGCACCGGCGGCGTCCGCTGGTCGCTGGTCGAGGCCCGCGGCCTGGCCACCGAGATCGCCCGGGACAGCAAGGGCCTCCGCGACGAACTGCGCCGCCGCGAGGGCCACGTGCCGCTGCTGAGGCTGCCGTTCCCGGCGGAGGGCACGGCCCCGCAGGGCTACGACACGGTGGTGATCCTGCCGTTGCGGGACGCCGCGGCCCGCGACCTGGTGGAGCGGCTGCTCGACGCCATCGACGCGGCCCTCCTCCTCACCCTCCCCGGCCTCGCCGAGGTCGTCGTCGAGACCCCGGCGGGCACCCGCACCCTCCGCCGCCAGACCGGAAGCGAAACCGGAACCCAACCCGGGACCGCGACCCAACCCGCGACCGGGACCCAACCCGGGACCGGGACCCAACCCGCGACCGCGACCCAGCCCGCGACCGGGACCCAGCCCGCGACCGGGACCGGGGCCGAGGCGCCCGAACCCGGCACCCCGCTCACCCCCCACACCCTCACCGTCATCGAGGACACCCGCGAGGGCACCACCCGCTGGCGCACCGCCCACAGCTACGGCGAGCTGGGCAGGGAACTCCTGCGGGACCGCCCGATCGAGGAGCGGCTCCGCCCGCACTGGTCCGTGACCTGGGCCGTCCCGGTGGACGACGAGGGCGCCCCGCGCCGCCCCGGCACCGAGCCCGTGGTGCACGCGCCGACGCCGAGCGACGAACCCCTCGGCGTCCCCGCGCTGCTGATCGCCACGCTGCCGCTGGACACCACGCGCCGGCACGTCGCCGCAGGACCGCTCACCGACTTCCTGGTCGAGCGCGCCGCGGACACGTACGCCGCACTGCTCGCCGCCTGGCGGCCGGTGAGCGTCGGCCTGCTCGACCTGGTGCCGGGCCCTCTGGGCAAGGGAGAGCTGGACGGCGCGCTGCGCCGGGCGATCCTGGAGCGGCTGCCCCGCACCGCGTTCCTGCCGCCCGCCGTCGCGACGACCGCCGAGGACCCGGAGAAGGCATGGGCCCGGGAGATCGCCGACGACCTCGCCGGACCGGGCCGGCCGGACCTGAGCGGCCCCGGCCCCGGCCTCGGCGCAGGCCTCGGTACCGGCATGGAGGAGGACGGCACCGCCGCGCTGCGCCCGCGGGACGCCGAGGTGGTGGAGGGCGCCGGCGCGGAGACCGTCCGGGTGCTGGCCGAGGTGCTGCCCAACCTGCTGCCCGCGGGCCTGGAGCGCCGCGTGGAGCTGCGCACCCTGGGCGTCGTCCGGGTGCCGCTGACGGAGGCGGTCGACCGGCTCGCCGGCCTGGAGCGCGAGCCCGGTTGGTGGTGGCGGCTGTACGACAGCCTGGCGGGCGTGGACCCGGAGCGGCTCTCCGGCCTGCCGGTCCCGCTGGCGGGCGGTGCGCCGCGCGCGGGGGAGGCGCGGGAGGAGGCGGCCGAGCCGGGCAGGCTCGGCCCCGCGCTGCCGCACACGACGATCGGCCCCCGCCACGTCCTGCTCCCGCTGCCGCCGTCCGATCGGGCACCGGAGCCGGCGGACACCGGCACGGACGCCTCGTCCGCCGCCCCGTCCGCGGCGGCCCTCACCCGCCTCGGCCTGAAGGTGGCGCACCCGGACGCCTCGCACCCCCTCCTGGAGAAGCTCGGCGCGCTCCCCGCGTCGCCGCGCGCCGTGCTGACGACCCCGCAGGTGCGGGCCGCCGTGGCGGCGTCGCTGGAGGACGACGGCGACTGGTTCCCGGACGGGCCGGGCTCCGAAGGAGCCGGCAGCCTGGACGCCGAGGAGCTCGCCGAGGTGGTGCTCGCGCTGGTGCGGGACGCGGCCCTGGAGCCGGGTGACGAGCCCTGGCTCGGCGCCCTGGCGCTGCCGGACGAGGACGGCGAGCTGGCGCCCGCGGGCGAACTGGTCGTGCCGGGCAGCCCGTTCGCGCAGGTCATGCGGGAGGGTGAGCTGGCCGAGGTGGACGCGGAGCTGGCCGACCGCTGGGGCAGCCGGCCGCTCGCGGCGTGCGGCGCGCTCGCGGAGTTCCAGCTCGTGCGGGCCACCGACGTGGTGCTCGACCCGGACGACATGGACCCCCGCGAGGGCGACTACGCGGAGCCCGACGACGTCGGCCTGCTGGACGCCGTCGACGTCTGGTGCGAGGACGTGCTCGACCGGCTCCCGGAGACGTCCGTGCCGCCGGTGGCCACCGAGGTCGTCGCCGTGCGGGACCTCGACCTGGTCGACGAGGACCGCTGGCCGCAGGCGCTGGCGATGCTGTCCCGCCCGCCGCTGCGCGACGCGCTGACGCAGCCGGTGCGGATCCTGCTGCCGGACGGCACCTCCGAGACCGTCCGCCCGTACACCGCGTGGTGGCTGCGCGGCCATCCGGTGCTGGACGGCCGGCGGCCCGCCGGGCTGCGCGCGGCCGGCGGCGATCCGCTGCTGGCGGGGCTCTACGACTCCGCGGACGCCACCGGTTTCGAGGACGAGCAGGTGCTGCGGTCGCTCGGCGTGCGCACCTCGGTGGCCGCGCTGCTCGACGAGCCGGGCGGCGCCGCGGAACTGCTCGACCGGCTCGCCGACCCGGACCGCGAGGTCGGCGCCGCACAGTTGCACGCCCTGTACGGGGCGCTCGCGGACCTCGACCCGGAGCAGGTGACGCTGCCGGACGACCTGCGGGCGGTGCGGGGCGACGGCGACGTGGTCGTCGTGGACGCGCGCGAGGCGCTGGTCGCGGACTCCCCGGACGTGCTGCCGCTGGCCGACGAGCGCCCGCTGCTGCCGGTGCGTCCCTCGGCGGCCGGGGACCTGGCCGAGCTGTTCCAGGTGCGGCGGCTCGGCGAGACGGTCTCCGGCGAGGTGCACGGCGAGGGCGTCACGCGCGAGGTGCCCGACTCGGTGCGGGTGCTGCTGGGCGCGGCCACTCCCGGCTCGTACGTCGAGCACGAGGAGCTGGTCGTCGACGGCGTCGAACTGGACTGGTACCGCGCCCCGGACGGCACGGTGCACGCGGCGACGTTCGAGGGGGTCGCGGCGGGCCTGGCGTGGGTGGCCCGCGAGTGGCCGCGCCGCTTCGAGGTGGCGGCACTCCTGGAGGACCCGTCCCGCACGGACGAACTGGCCCGGGACCGCTGGTTCGACTGA